AGTAATCCGGGAACGCCTGGGCCCGGCGCGCGAGCGCCGGACTACTGCCACGACAACATCGCCGAGGATCCCACGCCATGCATTCCCCAACCTCCACGGCTGAGACCTATCTCAGCCTGAAAGGCATCCACAAGCGCTTCGGCAGCGGCGCCAGCCCTTTTGTCGCGCTGCATCACATCGACCTGGACGTGCGCCAGGGCGAGCTGCTGTGCTTCCTCGGCCCGTCCGGCTGCGGCAAGACCACGCTGCTGCGCATCATCGCCGGACTGGAATCGCAGAACGCCGGCACCATCCACCAGGGCGGGCGCGACATCTCCACGCTGCCGCCGATGGAGCGCGACTACGGCATCGTGTTCCAGTCGTATGCGCTGTTTCCCAACCTGACCGTGGCGGACAACGTCGCCTACGGCCTGGTCAACCGGCGCATGCCGCGCGACCAGCGCCGCGCGCGCGTCGATGAACTGCTGACGCTGGTGAGCCTGCCCGACCGCGGCAGCCAGTACCCCGCGCAGCTCTCCGGCGGCCAGCAGCAGCGCGTGGCGATCGCGCGTGCGCTCGCCACCTCGCCCGGCCTGCTGCTGCTGGACGAACCCCTGTCCGCGCTCGACGCACGCGTGCGCGTGCGGCTGCGCAGCGAGATCCGCGCGCTGCAGCAGCGCCTGAACATCACCACCATCCTGGTCACGCACGACCAGGAAGAGGCGCTGTCGATGGCGGACCGCATCGTGGTCATGAACCAGGGCGTGATCGAGCAGGTCGGCACGCCGGCGCAGGTCTACCAGCGACCGGCCACGCCCTTTGCGGCGGACTTCGTCGGCAAGACCAACATGCTGGGCGCGCGCGTGGGCAGCGACGGCGCGCTGCATCTTGGCGGCGTGCGCATGCACTGCCACGCACCGGCCGGCTGCGGCGCGGAGGAAGCGGTGCAGGTGTTCTTCCGGCCGGAAGACGTCTGCGTACGCGGCGTCGAGCAGCACGGGCCCAATGTGCTGGAGGCCACCGTAGACAAGATCGAGTTCCTGGGCGCGTTCTCGCGCCTGACGCTGCGACTGCCCGATGCCGCGTCGGGCACGCTGTGCGCCGACCTCTCGCTGAATGACCTGCACGAACTGCGCCCGAATACCGGCGACCGCCTGCGCCTGGCCATCCCCGCCGACCGCCTTCGTATCTTCCGCCACGCATGCGCCTGAGCCTCTCGACGGCGCCGGCCACTGCGCCGGCTACCGATACCGCCCCGGGCGCCGTGCCGGCCGGGATTTCCAGTCCCGGCACGAGGCCTTCCCTGCCGGCGCCACCCGCGTTCGTTGCCACCTCGGTGCGTGCGCACTGGAGCGACCGGCTCGCGCACCTGCTGCTGGCACTGGCCGCAGTCGCCCTGCTCTGCTTCGTGCTGGCTCCGATCGCGATGATCCTGGCCAAGAGCGTGCAGAACCGCGACGGCTCGCTGGCGGGGATCGCACATTTCCGCGCCTACTTCGAATCGCCGGCGCTGCTGCGCTCGGTGTGGAACAGCCTGTGGGTCTCGGCGCTGGCCACCTGCATCACCGTGCCGCTGGCCTTTACCTTTGCCTACGCGCTGACGCGCAGCCGCATTGCCTGCAAGGGGCTGCTGCGCAACCTGGCGCTGATCCCGCTGCTGGCACCGTCGCTGCTGGCAGCCATTTCCTTTATCTTCTGGTTCGGCAACCAGGGGTTGCTCAAGCCGTGGATGGGCAGCACGCAGATCTACGGGCCGCTGGGGATCGTCGCCTCGCTGGTGTTCGCCACGTTTCCGCATGCGCTGATGATCCTGGTCACGGCGCTGTCGCTGACCGACGCGCGGCTGTACGAGGCGGCCGACGCGCTGGGCACCTCGACCGTGCGCAAGTTCTTCACCATCACCGTGCCGGGCGCGCGCTATGGCCTGGTCAGCGCGGCGATGGTGGTGTTCACCTATGCGATCTCCGACTTCGGCATCCCCAAGGTGATCGGCGGCAACTTCCATATGCTGGCCACCGATATCTACAAGCTGGTGATCGGCATGCAGGACTTCTCGCAGGGCGCGGTGGTGTCGCTGATGCTGCTGGTACCGGTGGCGGTCACCTACTGCGTCGACGCGCGCGTGCAGAAGCGCCAGATGGCGCTGATGTCGGCCCGCTCGGTGCCCTACGTTCCGCGCCGCAGCCGCCGCTTCGACCTCGCCATGGCATCGTTCTGCTGGCTGATGGCGGCGCTGATGGTGGCGGTGATGGGCATGGCGATCTATGCGTCCTTCGTCAAGCTGTGGCCGTACAACTTCTCGCTGTCGCTGAACCACTACCGCGTCGGGCTGGTCGAGGGCGGCGTGGTCGATTCCTACCTGAACAGCGTGCGCATGGCCGCGCTGGCCGCGGTGATCGGCCCGGTGTTTATCTTCGCCACCGCCTACCTGCTGGAGAAGACGCGCGGGCTGGACTGGCTGCGCGGCTTCGTGCGGCTGATGGCGGTGCTGCCGATGGGCGTGCCGGGACTGGTGCTGGGGCTGGGCTACATCTTCTTCTTCGTGCCGCAGGCCAACCCGCTGCATGGCCTGTACCAGACGCTGGGCATCCTGGTGCTGGTGACGATCGTGCACTACTACGCGTCGTGCCACCTGACCGCGGTGACCGCGCTCAAGCAGCTCGACAGCGAGTTCGAGGCCGTGTCCGCATCGCTGAAGGTGCCCTTCTACAAGACCTTCTTCAAAGTCACTGTGCCGGCCTGCCTGCCCGCCATCCTGGAGATCTCGCGCTACCTGTTCATCAACGCCATGACCACGGTGTCGGCGGTGGTGTTCCTCTACGGCGCCGACACCAAGCTGGCCTCGGTCGAGATCGTCAACCTGGACGAGTCCGGCGACATCGGCCCGGCGGCGGCCATGGCCACGCTGGTGGTGGTGACCTCCGCGCTGGCCTGCCTGCTCTATTACCTGCTGCAACGCGTGCTCGACCGCAAGACCCAGGCATGGCGCCAGGGCCAGGCAAGCGACTGAACTCTTCCAATACGCAATTTCTCCTTCCCCAATCTCCTTCACAACGAGGAGTTCCCAATGATCCGCGGCAACGACCCGATCCTTCTGACCCCCGGCCCACTCACCACCTCGCTCGCGACCAAGCAGGCCATGCTGCGCGACTGGGGATCGTGGGATGCCAGCTTCAACAGCATCACGCGCAGCCTGTGCGATGACCTCGTGCGCATCGTCCACGGCGAAGGCACCCATGTGTGCGTGCCGATGCAGGGCAGCGGCACCTTTTCCGTGGAAGCCGCCATTGCCAACGTGGTGCCCCGCGACGGCAAGGTACTGGTGCCGCAGAACGGGGCGTACTGCCAGCGCATCCTGAAGATCTGCAAGGTGCTGGGCCGCGCCGGCGTGGAACTGCCGCTCCCCGAAGACCAGCCGGCCACGGCCGCGCTGATCGAGCAGGCGCTCGCACGCGACCCGTCGATCACGCACGTGGCGCAGGTGCATTGCGAGACCGGCGCCGGCGTGCTGAACCCGCTGCCGGAGATTGCAGCGCTGTGCCAGCGGCTTGGCAAGGGACTGATCGTCGATGCGATGAGTTCGTTCGGCGCGATCGAGATCGACGCGCGCACCATGCCGTTCGATGCGCTGGTGGCTGCCACCGGCAAGTGCATCGAGGGCGTGCCGGGCATGGGGTTCGTGCTGGTGCGCAAGGATGTGCTGGAAGCCAGCCAGGGCAACAGCCATTCGCTGGCGCTCGATCTGTACGACCAGTACGTCTACATGCAGAAGACCACGCAGTGGCGCTTCACGCCGCCCACGCACGTGGTGGCGGCGTTCCGCGCGGCGCTGGACCAGTTCCTGGAAGAAGGCGGGCAGCCAGTGCGCGGGGCGCGCTATCGCAAGAATTGCGATGCGTTGATCCGAGGCATGGGCGAGCTCGGCTTCCGGCCGTTCCTGCCTGCGGCGGTGCAGGCGCCGATCATCGTCACCTTCCATGCGCCGGCGGATGCGCGCTATGACTTCAAGACGTTCTATGGCAAGGTGCGCGAGCGCGGGTACATCCTGTATCCGGGCAAGCTGACGCAGGTGGAGACGTTCCGGGTTGGCTGCATTGGCGCGATCGACGACAACGAAATGCGCAATGTGGTGACGGCGGTTGGCGAGGTGCTGCGAGAAATGGGGATTGACATGCAGGCACCGCTGGCGCAGGCGGCATGATCGGTTTTACCTCCCAACGCTAGCAGCAGGCTCCCCTCTCCCGGCCCCTCTCCCGCGCGCGGGAGAGGGGCCGGGAGAGGGGAGCAAACCCCGGGTCCAGACACACTTCCGATGCCCCTCCCCACCGACTTCCACGGCGTCGCCTTTGCCGCCGTGATGCTGTCCGCGCTGATGCACGCGTCCTGGAACGCCATCGTCAAGATCGGCGGCGACCGCCTGTCGTCGATGGCGCTGATCGACACCTTCTGCCTGCTGGTGGCGATTCCCTTCCTGTTCCTCGTACCCATGCCAGCGCCGCAGGCCTGGCCCTTCCTGCTGGCCACGGTGGCGCTGGAAGTGGTCTACAAGCTGGCGCTGGTGGCCGCCTACAACCGTGGCGACTTCAGCCAGGCCTATCCGCTGATGCGCGGCTCGGCGCCGATGATGGTGG
This genomic window from Cupriavidus oxalaticus contains:
- a CDS encoding putative 2-aminoethylphosphonate ABC transporter ATP-binding protein, which codes for MHSPTSTAETYLSLKGIHKRFGSGASPFVALHHIDLDVRQGELLCFLGPSGCGKTTLLRIIAGLESQNAGTIHQGGRDISTLPPMERDYGIVFQSYALFPNLTVADNVAYGLVNRRMPRDQRRARVDELLTLVSLPDRGSQYPAQLSGGQQQRVAIARALATSPGLLLLDEPLSALDARVRVRLRSEIRALQQRLNITTILVTHDQEEALSMADRIVVMNQGVIEQVGTPAQVYQRPATPFAADFVGKTNMLGARVGSDGALHLGGVRMHCHAPAGCGAEEAVQVFFRPEDVCVRGVEQHGPNVLEATVDKIEFLGAFSRLTLRLPDAASGTLCADLSLNDLHELRPNTGDRLRLAIPADRLRIFRHACA
- a CDS encoding putative 2-aminoethylphosphonate ABC transporter permease subunit, which produces MRLSLSTAPATAPATDTAPGAVPAGISSPGTRPSLPAPPAFVATSVRAHWSDRLAHLLLALAAVALLCFVLAPIAMILAKSVQNRDGSLAGIAHFRAYFESPALLRSVWNSLWVSALATCITVPLAFTFAYALTRSRIACKGLLRNLALIPLLAPSLLAAISFIFWFGNQGLLKPWMGSTQIYGPLGIVASLVFATFPHALMILVTALSLTDARLYEAADALGTSTVRKFFTITVPGARYGLVSAAMVVFTYAISDFGIPKVIGGNFHMLATDIYKLVIGMQDFSQGAVVSLMLLVPVAVTYCVDARVQKRQMALMSARSVPYVPRRSRRFDLAMASFCWLMAALMVAVMGMAIYASFVKLWPYNFSLSLNHYRVGLVEGGVVDSYLNSVRMAALAAVIGPVFIFATAYLLEKTRGLDWLRGFVRLMAVLPMGVPGLVLGLGYIFFFVPQANPLHGLYQTLGILVLVTIVHYYASCHLTAVTALKQLDSEFEAVSASLKVPFYKTFFKVTVPACLPAILEISRYLFINAMTTVSAVVFLYGADTKLASVEIVNLDESGDIGPAAAMATLVVVTSALACLLYYLLQRVLDRKTQAWRQGQASD
- a CDS encoding 2-aminoethylphosphonate--pyruvate transaminase, with protein sequence MIRGNDPILLTPGPLTTSLATKQAMLRDWGSWDASFNSITRSLCDDLVRIVHGEGTHVCVPMQGSGTFSVEAAIANVVPRDGKVLVPQNGAYCQRILKICKVLGRAGVELPLPEDQPATAALIEQALARDPSITHVAQVHCETGAGVLNPLPEIAALCQRLGKGLIVDAMSSFGAIEIDARTMPFDALVAATGKCIEGVPGMGFVLVRKDVLEASQGNSHSLALDLYDQYVYMQKTTQWRFTPPTHVVAAFRAALDQFLEEGGQPVRGARYRKNCDALIRGMGELGFRPFLPAAVQAPIIVTFHAPADARYDFKTFYGKVRERGYILYPGKLTQVETFRVGCIGAIDDNEMRNVVTAVGEVLREMGIDMQAPLAQAA